From the Saprospiraceae bacterium genome, the window TCGCCGATTTCGGTAAAATCTCCTTTGTGGGCAGCAATGTCGGCGTTGTTGCACAAGATGGCGATTTGCAGGAGGCGGCCATACTGCGCTTTGGGCAAGCGCCCGGCAGGAAGCGATGTTTCTTCGTCACGCTTTGCCCAGGCGCCACCCGGCGAGGCCAATGCTTCGACCTCCATTTTGTTTTGCGTGAGCGTTCCGGTTTTGTCGGTACAAATGACCGTGGTTCCGCCCAAGGTCTCCACCGCCGAAAGTTTGCGCACAATCACATTGTGGCGAGCCAGCCGGAGCATTCCTTGTGCCAGCGCGAGGGTAGCCACAATGGGCAAACCCTCCGGCACGGCGGCTACGCCCAGCGCAATAGCGGTTTCGAGCATTTCCACAAGCGGTTTCCCGCCCATTACACCTACGGCAAAAATAACCGCCACCAAACCTATGGTTATTTTTATGAGGCGGCCGCTGAACGCGGCAAGCTTCTTTTCCAGCGGCGTAGCGGCTTGTTCGGAAGTGCCGACAAGGTGGGCGATTTTACCCAACTCAGTATTCATGCCCGTTCCAAAGACTACGGCCCAGCCATTGCCTTTGGTGACGAAAGTTCCTTTGAAAAGCAGGTTCGACTGTTCTGCCAAAGGCGTGTCGGCGGGTAATACGGCCGGCGCTTTTTCTACCGGTACGCTCTCGCCTGTAAGAGAGGCTTCGTCCAATTGAATTTGAGCGCTGTTGTAGAGGCGGGCGTCGGCGGGCGTCATGTCCCCGGCTTCGAGGTAAATCACGTCGCCGGGCACGAGCATTTCGCTGTTGATCTCCGTCAAAGTGCCATCTCGAAGCACTTTGACGGAGATGGAAACCATTTTTTTCAAGGCGTCCATGCTGCGCCCGGCTTGAAATTCCATATAAAAACCGATGACAGCGTTGATGAAAATCACCACCAATATGGCTATCCCGTCTAACCATTCCTGGAAGGAAAACGACAATCCCGCCGCAACCACCAACAGCACTACGATAGGGCTTTTAAACTGTCTCAAAAAAATCACCCAGGCAGGCGTTTGTTCGCCTTGGGAAATAGCGTTGAGGCCAACGGACTCCAACCGTGCGGCTGCTTCCGCTGCCGAAAGGCCGTGCGCGGTATCGGTGCCTAAGCGGGAAAATAATTCGTCTTCCTGCAAAGCCCAGATGGGAATGTTTGATTCGCTCATCACCTCGTTTTTATTACTTTTTTCCATAAAAAAATGAGTTTGGCATTATTCTGATATGGCCATCGCGAGCAACTCGGACACATCTATGCGATTGGAAGAATGCTGGATTGTATTGCAACTCACGACCTCGGCTGCCCCAGCCATAACTAAATCGTCGTAAGCGTTGCCCGCAAATACCGGGTGTACGCCGATACAGACCGGTGCGGCCATGCCTGCGACACGAAGATGCCCTACCGTTTCTATCATGGTATGCGCAGTCGAAATAATATCGTCCACCAATACCGGCGTATGGTTCGAATACGGCTCTACGACTGGTTTCGACACGTCCACGTCGTGGTCGCCGTGACGCACTTTTTCGAGAATCAGAAAAGGTGCGCCCGCCTTCGCCGCCACTTCCGAAACCCACTGTTCACTTTCGCTGTCCGGTCCGATAAGTACCGGGTTGACGACATTTTGCCGAATCCAGTCAGACACTAGCTGCGCGGCGTGGATGGCTTTGCAGGGTATGGTGTAGATCTCCGACATAGAAACATGCCGGTGCAGGTGTGGGTCAATAGTGATGAGCCGGTCCACAGCGGAAGAGAGCAGTGCCGCAAAATATTCGCTGGTGACCGCTTCGCCAGGGTTGAACACCTTGTCCTGCCGCATATACGCGAGATAAGGCGCGACGAGCGTGACCGACTGCGCACCGCTGTCTTTCAACAATCTGGATAAGTAATAAAGCGGCAAAATCTTGTCATCAGGCTGAAACAAGGTGCAGACAACCACCGCTTGCTGCCCTTCCACGTCGCAGAGCAGGCGAACATAACTTTCCCCGTCTGGGAAATGCCGGACCGTGAACGCTCCCAATTCGGCGCCCAGATGGCGGGTTATGTTTCGCGCCAATAGTGTGTTTCCGGGTAAAGCAAATATTTTCATAATTGAAAATTGAAACCATTTACGAGGTCAAAGATTGGAGTCAGGTAAAATCTCATTTTCGCACCAGCGATCCTCCTCGAAGCAATTAAGGTTTTCAATGGTTGTAGTAGCGATATTATGGAGTGCCGTTTCTGTTAA encodes:
- a CDS encoding ribose-phosphate pyrophosphokinase produces the protein MARNITRHLGAELGAFTVRHFPDGESYVRLLCDVEGQQAVVVCTLFQPDDKILPLYYLSRLLKDSGAQSVTLVAPYLAYMRQDKVFNPGEAVTSEYFAALLSSAVDRLITIDPHLHRHVSMSEIYTIPCKAIHAAQLVSDWIRQNVVNPVLIGPDSESEQWVSEVAAKAGAPFLILEKVRHGDHDVDVSKPVVEPYSNHTPVLVDDIISTAHTMIETVGHLRVAGMAAPVCIGVHPVFAGNAYDDLVMAGAAEVVSCNTIQHSSNRIDVSELLAMAISE